In one window of Limnohabitans sp. MORI2 DNA:
- a CDS encoding sodium-dependent bicarbonate transport family permease: MSNFFDPAILFFLLGIFAGLVRSNLEIPPQVARFLALYLLMALGLKGGFALAKTGLTLEVMEGLCAALFLATVIPFVGYQILKRLTSKFDAAAIAATYGSVSAVTFITTVQYLDTHGIAYSGHMAAAMALMESPAIIMAVLFASAARRTSTAGVASSNTSITHVLHESFTDGAQLLLLGAMLVGYVSGETGKAMMAPFSIDLFKGMLAFFLLDMGLSTARNLNHLKGTSPLLMAYGVMGPICHAGMAFVLSGWLGLSHGDTALLMVLAASASYIAVPAVVRYAIPEANASLYFGLSLGVTFPLNIIFGIPIYVDIASRL; encoded by the coding sequence ATGAGTAATTTTTTTGATCCCGCCATTTTGTTTTTCTTGCTTGGTATTTTTGCAGGATTGGTCCGTTCAAACCTAGAAATACCACCTCAAGTGGCAAGATTTTTAGCACTTTACCTGTTGATGGCTCTTGGCCTCAAGGGTGGTTTTGCATTGGCTAAAACGGGCCTGACTTTAGAGGTGATGGAGGGGTTGTGTGCTGCGTTATTTTTAGCAACTGTGATCCCGTTTGTGGGGTATCAAATACTCAAGCGTTTGACCTCTAAGTTTGATGCCGCAGCCATTGCTGCAACCTACGGTTCGGTGAGCGCGGTGACTTTCATCACGACGGTGCAGTACTTAGATACGCATGGCATCGCTTATTCAGGCCATATGGCTGCGGCGATGGCGTTGATGGAATCTCCCGCCATCATCATGGCTGTTTTATTTGCAAGTGCAGCACGACGCACATCAACAGCAGGTGTAGCGTCTAGCAATACGTCTATCACGCATGTGTTGCATGAGTCATTCACAGATGGTGCGCAGCTATTGCTCTTGGGTGCTATGTTGGTGGGGTATGTGTCGGGAGAAACGGGTAAGGCCATGATGGCGCCGTTTTCGATTGACTTGTTCAAAGGCATGTTGGCCTTTTTCTTGTTAGACATGGGTTTGTCAACGGCCAGAAATCTCAACCATTTGAAGGGCACTTCACCCTTGTTGATGGCCTATGGCGTGATGGGGCCTATCTGCCACGCGGGCATGGCATTTGTGCTCAGTGGGTGGTTGGGCTTGTCGCACGGAGACACTGCTTTGCTGATGGTGCTGGCTGCGAGCGCGTCTTACATCGCTGTGCCGGCCGTGGTGCGCTACGCCATTCCCGAAGCCAACGCTAGCTTGTATTTTGGTTTGTCGCTGGGGGTGACGTTCCCATTAAACATCATTTTTGGCATTCCCATTTATGTGGACATCGCCAGTCGTCTGTGA
- a CDS encoding YkgJ family cysteine cluster protein: MRSHISIVDVDNCDTWTRYRSGLCNTCAANCCTMPVEVKMADLIRLELVDTFEAEHEEPKQIAKRLQKMGAIEHFNFKNSIFTLSRRANGDCQNLDAKTRRCTVYDKRPNTCRLHPQVGPKPNYCPYGAVR; encoded by the coding sequence ATGCGATCACACATTTCGATTGTTGATGTCGACAACTGCGACACTTGGACCCGCTACCGCAGCGGCCTGTGCAACACCTGCGCTGCCAACTGTTGCACCATGCCCGTTGAGGTGAAGATGGCCGATTTGATTCGCTTAGAACTGGTCGACACCTTTGAAGCTGAGCACGAAGAGCCCAAACAGATCGCCAAGCGTCTGCAAAAAATGGGGGCGATCGAGCACTTCAATTTCAAGAACAGCATCTTCACGCTGTCGCGCCGGGCTAATGGCGATTGTCAGAATCTAGACGCCAAAACACGGCGTTGCACCGTGTACGACAAGCGCCCCAACACCTGCCGCTTACACCCACAGGTGGGCCCCAAACCGAACTATTGCCCATACGGAGCTGTGCGCTAA